One segment of Streptomyces roseifaciens DNA contains the following:
- the moaC gene encoding cyclic pyranopterin monophosphate synthase MoaC codes for MSSAQDPPEPSRLTHIDSAGAARMVDVSAKEVTARTARASGRVLVAPRVVELLRGEGVPKGDALATARIAGIMGAKRTPDLIPLCHPLAVSGVKVDLSVADDAVEITATVRTTDRTGVEMEAMTAVAVAALTVVDMVKAVDKGATVTDIRVEEKTGGKSGSYVRDAS; via the coding sequence ATGAGCAGCGCCCAGGACCCGCCCGAGCCCTCCCGCCTCACCCACATCGACAGTGCGGGCGCGGCCCGCATGGTCGACGTCTCGGCCAAGGAGGTCACCGCCCGCACGGCCCGCGCCAGCGGGCGGGTCCTCGTAGCGCCGCGCGTGGTGGAGCTTCTGCGCGGCGAGGGCGTCCCCAAGGGCGACGCCCTCGCCACCGCCCGCATCGCCGGCATCATGGGCGCCAAACGCACCCCCGACCTGATCCCGCTCTGCCACCCGCTGGCCGTCTCCGGCGTGAAGGTCGACCTGTCCGTCGCCGACGACGCCGTGGAGATCACGGCCACGGTGAGGACGACCGACCGCACGGGCGTGGAGATGGAGGCGATGACGGCCGTCGCCGTCGCCGCGCTGACGGTCGTGGACATGGTCAAGGCCGTGGACAAGGGCGCGACCGTCACCGACATCAGGGTGGAGGAGAAGACGGGCGGAAAGTCGGGAAGCTACGTGAGGGACGCCTCATGA